One Pelobates fuscus isolate aPelFus1 chromosome 8, aPelFus1.pri, whole genome shotgun sequence genomic window carries:
- the CNOT9 gene encoding CCR4-NOT transcription complex subunit 9 encodes MHSLATAAPVPTALAQVDREKIYQWINELSSPDTRENALLELSKKRESVPDLAPMLWHSFGTIAALLQEIVNIYPSINPPTLTAHQSNRVCNALALLQCVASHPETRSAFLAAHIPLFLYPFLHTVSKTRPFEYLRLTSLGVIGALVKTDEQEVINFLLTTEIIPLCLRIMESGSELSKTVATFILQKILLDDTGLAYICQTYERFSHVAMILGKMVLQLSKEPSARLLKHVVRCYLRLSDNPRAREALRQCLPDQLKDTTFAQVLKDDTTTKRWLAQLVKNLQEGQVTDPRGIPLPPQ; translated from the exons ATGCACAGCCTGGCCACGGCGGCG CCTGTGCCAACAGCACTAGCCCAAGTGGATCGAGAGAAAATTTATCAGTGGATTAACGAGCTGTCAAGCCCAGATACCCGTGAGAATGCCTTATTGGAGCTTAGCAAAAAGCGTGAATCTGTTCCAGACCTTGCACCAATGCTATGGCATTCCTTTGGCACGATTGCTGCACTTCTACAG GAAATTGTGAATATCTACCCATCAATTAACCCACCTACTCTGACCGCACATCAGTCTAACAGAGTCTGCAATGCATTAGCTTTACTGCAGTGTGTTGCATCACATCCTGAAACCAG GTCTGCATTTCTCGCTGCCCACATTCCTCTGTTCCTCTATCCCTTCTTGCACACTGTTAGCAAGACTCGACCGTTTGAATACCTACGACTTACCAGCCTTGGAGTAATTG gagcaCTTGTCAAGACAGATGAACAAGAAGTTATTAATTTCCTCCTAACCACAGAAATAATCCCACTGTGCCTGCGTATTATGGAGTCTGGTAGCGAGCTCTCCAAAaca GTTGCTACGTTCATCCTTCAGAAGATTTTGCTGGATGATACAGGTTTGGCGTATATCTGTCAGACCTATGAAAGGTTTTCTCATGTTGCTATGATTTTG GGTAAAATGGTGCTGCAGCTTTCTAAGGAGCCATCCGCCAGGCTACTGAAACATGTTGTCCGTTGTTACCTTCGCCTGTCTGACAACCCAAG AGCACGAGAGGCATTGAGACAGTGCCTTCCCGACCAGTTAAAAGATACCACGTTTGCCCAGGTACTGAAGGATGATACCACAACCAAACGCTGGCTGGCACAGCTGGTTAAGAACCTGC